From Dietzia sp. ANT_WB102, a single genomic window includes:
- a CDS encoding CoA ester lyase has protein sequence MSSTSTIPPTIARSWLLLPADKSERFDDAARSEMDVVVLDVEDGIRQSEKERARREVRQWLEAGNHAWIRINDVRSPEWEKDLMALGHCPGLDGVMLAKTENPEHVSLTAARLAENTPIVALVESADGLAQAAEIAKTDQVVRLAFGVGDFRRDTGIGSSQIALAYTRSQFVVASRMARVAPPIDGPTISNDTQVLMDAAEHAVEMGMTGKLCLRVDQAPYINEVLSPSAADVSWAESVIDELGPGGERCQDGSDLPRLARAQTISRLAQAFASIH, from the coding sequence ATGAGCTCCACGTCGACCATCCCGCCGACCATTGCCCGTTCGTGGTTGCTCCTGCCCGCGGACAAGTCCGAGCGCTTCGACGACGCCGCCAGGTCGGAGATGGACGTGGTGGTCCTCGACGTGGAGGACGGGATTCGGCAGTCGGAGAAGGAACGAGCGCGCCGCGAGGTTCGTCAGTGGCTCGAAGCCGGAAACCACGCGTGGATCCGGATCAACGACGTCCGCTCCCCTGAGTGGGAGAAAGACCTCATGGCGCTCGGCCACTGCCCAGGCCTCGACGGAGTGATGCTCGCCAAGACCGAGAACCCCGAGCACGTGTCTCTCACGGCCGCCCGCCTGGCCGAGAACACCCCGATTGTCGCCCTCGTCGAGTCGGCCGACGGCCTCGCACAGGCCGCGGAGATCGCCAAGACCGACCAGGTGGTGCGGCTGGCCTTCGGTGTCGGCGACTTCCGTCGCGACACCGGGATCGGCTCGTCGCAGATCGCACTGGCGTACACGCGCTCGCAGTTCGTGGTGGCCAGCCGGATGGCCCGCGTGGCTCCGCCCATCGACGGGCCGACCATCTCCAACGACACGCAGGTCCTTATGGACGCCGCCGAGCACGCGGTTGAGATGGGTATGACCGGCAAGCTGTGCCTGCGAGTCGACCAGGCCCCGTACATCAACGAGGTGCTCTCACCCTCGGCCGCTGACGTTTCGTGGGCCGAGTCCGTGATCGACGAGCTGGGCCCCGGCGGCGAGCGCTGCCAGGACGGCTCTGACCTTCCGCGGTTGGCCCGGGCCCAGACGATCTCACGCCTCGCGCAGGCGTTCGCGAGCATCCACTGA
- a CDS encoding VOC family protein, protein MPRITVTSVHVDDQAQALAFYTDVLGFILKHDIPAGDFHWLTVVDPGDPGGTQLLLEPNQHPAARAYTSALHQDGIPATQFEVDNIHQAYADLQKRGARIVQPPTEMGPVWTLVVDDTCGNLIQLATAPEM, encoded by the coding sequence ATGCCGCGCATCACAGTGACCTCCGTTCATGTCGACGACCAGGCCCAGGCACTGGCCTTCTACACCGACGTGCTGGGGTTCATCCTCAAGCACGACATCCCTGCCGGTGACTTCCACTGGCTGACGGTGGTGGATCCGGGCGACCCGGGCGGCACGCAGCTGCTACTGGAGCCGAACCAGCATCCCGCAGCGCGCGCCTACACCTCCGCCCTGCACCAGGACGGCATCCCGGCCACGCAGTTCGAGGTGGACAATATCCACCAGGCGTATGCCGACCTGCAGAAGAGGGGCGCCCGCATCGTGCAGCCGCCCACCGAGATGGGTCCGGTGTGGACGCTTGTCGTCGACGACACGTGCGGCAATCTGATCCAGTTGGCCACCGCACCCGAGATGTAG
- a CDS encoding ATP-binding cassette domain-containing protein produces MSTRPTSAPAIEAEHLVKRFGDFTAVDDISFSVPTGTVLGLLGPNGSGKTTTIRMMTTLSPPTSGTARVAGHDVTREPAKVRKAMGLTAQSATVDELLTGRENLRLIGDLYGLPKRAVKARADELLERFALTDAATRIAKSYSGGMRRRLDLAASLVAAPPVLFLDEPTTGLDPRSRNELWDVLRDLVRDGTTLLLTTQYLDEADQLADRVIVIDHGRVIAEGTPLQLKDRSGAASLVVTVSRPDDVDEAARVLGTRIADFHVDRDARRLTAPSEGVSALAGIAAAFTEAGIELDDIGLQRPSLDDVFLSLTGRKADDPELETIDEESRV; encoded by the coding sequence GTGAGTACCCGACCCACTTCCGCGCCGGCGATCGAGGCAGAACACCTCGTAAAGCGATTCGGCGACTTCACCGCCGTCGACGACATCTCGTTCTCCGTGCCCACCGGGACAGTTCTCGGGCTGCTCGGGCCCAACGGTTCCGGTAAGACCACCACGATCCGGATGATGACGACGCTGAGCCCGCCGACCTCCGGAACAGCCCGCGTAGCCGGTCATGACGTGACGCGGGAGCCCGCGAAGGTCCGCAAGGCGATGGGACTGACCGCCCAGTCCGCGACGGTGGACGAGCTACTCACCGGGCGGGAGAACCTTCGCCTCATCGGCGATCTCTACGGACTGCCGAAGCGGGCGGTCAAGGCGCGGGCGGACGAGCTCCTCGAGAGGTTTGCCCTGACCGATGCGGCGACCCGCATCGCCAAGAGCTACTCGGGCGGTATGCGACGCCGACTAGACCTGGCGGCCAGCCTCGTCGCCGCCCCGCCGGTGTTGTTCCTGGACGAGCCCACCACGGGGCTGGATCCAAGGTCTCGCAATGAGCTGTGGGACGTCCTGCGCGACCTGGTCCGGGACGGTACGACGCTGTTGCTCACCACCCAGTATCTCGACGAGGCCGACCAGTTGGCTGACCGGGTGATCGTCATCGACCACGGGCGTGTCATCGCTGAGGGCACCCCGCTGCAGCTCAAGGACCGATCAGGGGCGGCGAGCCTGGTGGTGACGGTGTCCCGCCCGGACGACGTGGATGAAGCAGCCCGGGTGTTGGGTACCCGCATCGCGGACTTCCACGTCGACCGGGACGCCCGCCGGCTCACCGCGCCGTCAGAAGGCGTCTCCGCGCTCGCGGGGATTGCTGCCGCGTTCACCGAGGCAGGCATCGAACTGGATGACATCGGCCTGCAGCGCCCCAGCCTCGACGACGTCTTCCTCTCCCTCACCGGACGCAAGGCGGACGATCCCGAACTCGAGACCATTGATGAGGAGTCACGGGTATGA
- a CDS encoding ABC transporter permease — protein MSAIADPTAGPSTAEHFAVPARPDGPSFGRQISALTRRNLFHIRRQPENLADVTIQPVMFVLLFAFVFGGAIAVAGGNYREWLLPGIMAQTMAFSSFVVASGLCNDLNKGIIDRFRSLPIKRASILIARSASSLIHSSIGVVVMSLTGLIVGWRIHSGVLDAVLGYLILLGFGFVMIWVGIVVGSRLKTIEAVNGVMFTTTFPITFVANTFAPPESMPTWLRAIAEWNPLSAVVQAMRQLWGNAPAVGPDAALPLQYPVLASVLWIVGLTAVIAPIAIRAFDVRTRD, from the coding sequence ATGAGTGCCATCGCCGACCCCACCGCGGGTCCGTCCACTGCTGAGCATTTCGCGGTGCCTGCCCGGCCCGACGGGCCGTCCTTCGGCAGGCAGATCTCGGCCCTGACCCGCCGCAACCTGTTTCACATCCGCCGCCAGCCGGAGAACCTGGCGGACGTCACGATCCAGCCGGTCATGTTCGTGCTGCTGTTCGCCTTCGTCTTCGGCGGGGCGATCGCGGTGGCGGGTGGGAACTACCGCGAGTGGCTGCTGCCGGGGATCATGGCGCAGACCATGGCGTTCTCGTCGTTCGTTGTGGCCTCTGGTCTGTGTAACGACCTCAACAAGGGGATCATCGACCGCTTCCGCTCGCTCCCCATCAAACGCGCGTCCATCCTTATCGCGCGGAGCGCCTCGAGTCTCATCCACTCGTCGATCGGCGTGGTGGTCATGTCGCTGACGGGCCTCATCGTGGGCTGGCGGATCCATTCCGGGGTCCTCGATGCCGTACTGGGTTACCTGATCCTGCTCGGCTTCGGCTTTGTGATGATCTGGGTCGGGATCGTCGTGGGCTCGCGGCTCAAGACGATCGAGGCGGTCAACGGGGTCATGTTCACCACGACGTTCCCCATCACCTTCGTCGCCAACACTTTTGCCCCGCCTGAGTCGATGCCGACGTGGCTGCGGGCGATCGCCGAATGGAATCCTTTGTCCGCCGTGGTTCAGGCCATGCGGCAATTGTGGGGCAATGCCCCAGCGGTGGGTCCTGACGCCGCGTTGCCGCTGCAGTACCCGGTGCTCGCGTCAGTGCTGTGGATTGTCGGCCTGACGGCGGTGATCGCGCCGATCGCCATCAGGGCCTTCGACGTCCGCACTCGCGACTGA
- a CDS encoding transcriptional regulator, translating to MSRRPAAQFDEIIHAPHRLRICALLAPVESMEFGSVRDELGVADSVLSKQFKVLADAGYATTSKAAGSTGRARTWLALTRTGRQAFTGHLDALRDLAAAAERTPTPDRESVASADVEGPDGDRRDHRRQADNPQH from the coding sequence ATGTCCAGACGTCCCGCGGCGCAGTTCGACGAGATCATTCACGCCCCACACCGCCTACGGATCTGCGCCCTGCTCGCCCCAGTGGAGTCCATGGAGTTCGGATCCGTCCGCGATGAACTCGGCGTGGCTGACTCGGTCCTGTCGAAGCAGTTCAAGGTCCTCGCCGACGCCGGCTACGCGACCACCTCCAAGGCCGCCGGGTCCACTGGTCGCGCACGGACCTGGCTGGCCCTCACCCGAACCGGCCGGCAAGCGTTCACCGGCCACCTCGACGCCCTGCGCGACTTGGCCGCAGCCGCGGAAAGGACTCCGACACCGGATCGCGAGTCAGTCGCGAGTGCGGACGTCGAAGGCCCTGATGGCGATCGGCGCGATCACCGCCGTCAGGCCGACAATCCACAGCACTGA
- a CDS encoding hotdog fold domain-containing protein has translation MTTTSPTPAATTPTYRLWKKTTRLPFGSRLFSAAVSLKAPFFGSSLPHVVELRPGRCVVRGPGWWGNRNHIGTFHAIAACNLAEMAMGVLAEATVPTTHRWIPVGMNVRYPAMSTGGMTVTAEWEQLPDFDVITTGENIEVPLKFVDDAGVEPVVGAITIRVSPKKKR, from the coding sequence GTGACCACCACCTCGCCCACACCCGCCGCGACCACCCCCACCTACCGACTCTGGAAGAAGACCACCCGCCTCCCCTTCGGCTCCCGCCTGTTCAGTGCGGCGGTGAGCCTCAAGGCCCCCTTCTTCGGCAGCTCGTTGCCGCACGTCGTCGAGTTGAGGCCCGGCCGCTGCGTCGTGCGCGGCCCCGGCTGGTGGGGCAACCGCAACCACATCGGAACTTTCCACGCGATCGCCGCGTGCAACCTCGCCGAGATGGCGATGGGCGTGCTCGCCGAGGCCACGGTCCCCACCACCCACCGCTGGATCCCCGTGGGAATGAACGTGCGCTACCCCGCGATGTCGACTGGCGGCATGACGGTGACCGCCGAGTGGGAACAGCTACCCGACTTCGACGTGATCACCACCGGCGAGAACATCGAGGTGCCACTGAAGTTCGTCGATGATGCCGGGGTCGAGCCCGTCGTCGGCGCCATCACGATCCGGGTCTCGCCCAAAAAGAAGCGCTGA
- a CDS encoding TetR family transcriptional regulator: MGKAEVPEMPGTRTPGRRPSTTRASIVAVALELFARQGYEATSVEQIADAAHISRRTLFRYFPGKAAIAWGEFDDQIDLMLEYLAGVPEQTPLRDALADALIEFNTFPASQTEVHRLRMRLLLSVDELQAHSTLVYADWRRAVAGFIADRRGETVDDLVPSATAHAALGIALSAYRLWVAEPGADQARLHALLRQGTQILA; encoded by the coding sequence ATGGGAAAGGCGGAAGTGCCGGAGATGCCCGGAACACGAACTCCGGGACGCCGTCCATCGACGACGCGCGCCTCGATCGTGGCCGTGGCCCTCGAGCTTTTCGCCCGTCAGGGCTACGAGGCGACCAGCGTCGAGCAGATCGCCGATGCCGCCCACATCTCTCGCCGCACCCTGTTCCGCTACTTCCCCGGTAAGGCCGCGATCGCATGGGGAGAGTTCGACGATCAGATCGACCTCATGCTGGAGTACCTGGCGGGGGTTCCCGAGCAGACCCCGCTGCGCGACGCTCTCGCCGACGCACTCATCGAGTTCAACACCTTCCCCGCGTCGCAGACCGAGGTCCACCGACTGAGAATGCGGCTCCTGCTCAGCGTGGACGAGCTCCAGGCGCACTCGACCCTCGTCTACGCCGACTGGCGCCGGGCCGTGGCCGGCTTCATCGCCGACAGGCGCGGCGAGACGGTAGACGATCTGGTCCCCTCCGCGACCGCGCACGCCGCGCTCGGGATCGCACTCTCGGCCTACCGCCTGTGGGTAGCCGAGCCCGGTGCCGACCAGGCCCGCCTGCACGCGCTGCTGCGGCAGGGCACGCAGATCCTCGCCTGA
- the mftA gene encoding mycofactocin precursor MftA (Mycofactocin is a small molecule electron carrier derived from the final two amino acids, Val-Tyr, of MftA, the mycofactocin precursor. It plays a role in redox homeostasis and the metabolism of alcohols and aldehydes in Actinobacteria, including Mycobacterium tuberculosis.), with protein MENTQNTEVVLEEALIEEVSIDGMCGVY; from the coding sequence ATGGAGAACACGCAGAACACCGAGGTCGTGCTGGAGGAGGCCCTCATCGAGGAGGTCTCTATCGACGGCATGTGTGGGGTCTACTGA
- the mftB gene encoding mycofactocin biosynthesis chaperone MftB (MftB, a small protein, is a peptide chaperone that assists the radical SAM enzyme MftC in performing two modifications to the C-terminal Val-Tyr dipeptide of the mycofactocin precursor peptide, MftA. MftB's role is analogous to the role of PqqD in the biosynthesis of PQQ, a cofactor that derives entirely from a Tyr and a Glu in the precursor PqqA.) has translation MTSAAAPADAGQGAASAAFDLDVGWRLHPGVALRPEPFGALLYHFHTRKLSFLKSPTIVEVVRTLADHPSARAACAAAGVQIDDPGTARLYLHALGQLAASRMIEETS, from the coding sequence ATGACCTCCGCAGCAGCGCCGGCCGACGCCGGGCAGGGAGCCGCCTCGGCGGCGTTCGACCTCGACGTCGGCTGGCGCCTGCATCCCGGTGTGGCGCTTCGGCCGGAACCGTTCGGGGCCCTGCTCTACCACTTCCATACCCGCAAGCTCAGCTTTCTCAAGTCGCCGACCATCGTCGAGGTGGTCCGCACTCTCGCCGACCACCCTTCGGCGCGTGCCGCCTGCGCTGCCGCCGGGGTGCAGATCGACGACCCGGGTACCGCGCGGCTGTACCTGCACGCGCTCGGCCAGCTCGCCGCCTCGCGGATGATCGAGGAGACCTCATGA
- the mftC gene encoding mycofactocin radical SAM maturase (MftC is a radical SAM/SPASM enzyme that catalyzes the first two steps in biosynthesis of the electron carrier mycofactocin from the terminal Val-Tyr dipeptide of the precursor peptide MftA.), which translates to MTSMLDRPASPAPVGRLVDQFERGLDAPICLTWELTYACNLACVHCLSSSGRRDPRELSTEQCKTIIDELQKMQVFYVNIGGGEPTVRPDFWELVDYATSHQVGVKFSTNGVRIDEEVAQRLAASDYVDVQISIDGATAEVNDAVRGPGSFDMACRALQNLKDAGFRDSKISVVVTRENVSQLDEFKALADKYDATLRITRLRPSGRGADVWDDLHPLPEQQRELYDWLVAHGENVLTGDSFFHLTPFGEGQGQGSLPGLNLCGAGRVVCLIDPIGDVYACPFAIHEQFLAGNVVADGGFETVWQTSELFRELREPQSAGACSACDFYDSCRGGCMAAKFFTGLPMDGPDPECVQGYGEGLLAAERSIPEPSQDHTRPMGLAARKQPTGPVPLTLVTTPPRRPTSLCDESPV; encoded by the coding sequence ATGACCAGCATGCTCGACCGCCCAGCAAGCCCCGCGCCCGTCGGCCGCCTGGTCGACCAGTTCGAGAGAGGGCTCGACGCCCCGATCTGCCTGACCTGGGAACTCACTTACGCCTGCAACCTCGCCTGCGTGCACTGTCTGAGCTCGTCCGGGCGTCGCGACCCGCGCGAGCTGTCCACCGAGCAGTGCAAGACCATCATTGACGAGCTGCAGAAGATGCAGGTCTTCTACGTGAACATCGGTGGTGGCGAGCCGACCGTCCGTCCCGACTTCTGGGAGCTCGTCGACTACGCGACCAGCCACCAGGTGGGAGTGAAGTTCTCCACGAACGGTGTTCGGATCGACGAGGAAGTCGCGCAGCGCCTGGCCGCCAGCGACTACGTCGACGTGCAGATCTCGATCGACGGCGCGACCGCCGAGGTCAACGATGCCGTTCGCGGCCCCGGCTCGTTCGACATGGCCTGCCGCGCACTCCAGAACCTCAAGGACGCCGGCTTCCGCGACTCCAAGATTTCGGTCGTGGTCACCCGCGAGAACGTCTCCCAGCTCGATGAGTTCAAGGCTCTGGCCGACAAATACGACGCGACGCTACGCATCACTCGCCTGCGGCCCTCCGGCCGGGGCGCCGACGTGTGGGACGACCTGCATCCCCTTCCCGAGCAGCAGCGTGAACTGTACGACTGGCTGGTCGCGCACGGGGAGAACGTGCTCACCGGCGACAGCTTCTTCCACCTGACCCCCTTCGGTGAGGGGCAGGGGCAGGGGTCGCTACCCGGTCTCAACCTGTGTGGAGCCGGCCGCGTGGTCTGTCTCATCGACCCGATCGGCGATGTGTACGCTTGCCCGTTTGCGATCCACGAGCAGTTCCTCGCCGGCAACGTCGTGGCAGACGGTGGCTTCGAGACGGTGTGGCAGACCTCGGAGCTTTTCCGGGAGCTGCGTGAGCCCCAGTCCGCCGGAGCGTGCTCGGCCTGTGACTTCTATGACAGCTGCCGTGGGGGCTGCATGGCCGCGAAGTTCTTCACCGGGTTGCCCATGGATGGTCCGGACCCGGAGTGCGTCCAGGGATACGGTGAGGGACTGCTCGCGGCCGAACGGAGCATCCCGGAGCCGTCGCAGGACCACACGCGGCCGATGGGCCTTGCAGCCCGCAAGCAGCCCACCGGTCCGGTGCCGCTGACTCTGGTCACCACTCCGCCGCGCAGGCCCACCAGCCTGTGCGACGAGTCCCCGGTCTGA